The DNA sequence CCTCTCGCTCTCCCTGCTGATCCTCCTCTCTTCCGCGTCCCTGTCGACTCTCACGTAGCTGCCGTCTCGTTTCAGCCTCTCAAGCGTCGCTGTGCTCGGGGGGCTGTATGGACCCTTGCCTTGAACGCACCCCATTAATGCTAGTTCCTGCGGCGGTGAATCTCCGAGTATGGGCTACGGTTATTCCGAGGAATGTGGGTGTCGATAGTGATTATGATCATGAGATGATGGTCatgaataatgataatatgTGAGGGAAGTAAAAAACAGCTATAGCCGGCGATGCGATAATGCAATGTAAATTCCGCCAATTAACCAAGAAATATACCAAGAATTGTATGCATCATcgattatttattattttttgtttggctATGTTAGGCAAAAATTTGACAAATGGGATTTTGACAAAGTGTACACGATTTTTTTCTATAGATTTGTAATTGTTTTTATGTGTGTTTAAGAGATATGTAATATGTTATAAGTGTTGTGTTTCATTTAAACTAactaaattagggttttacaTTACTTCAAATTTATGTTTGTATGTTTTTGTTACAGGAAATAAAGTTCGAAAAATCGTACAATGTTCAGGTTTGATTTTTGAGTGTGGATATGATTCTCATTATAATAATGAACATTACGaatatatctaaataaatttttcgtaattttatgttaaatcaagttttttatactaattcgttccctttattttaaaatagttacGTTTGAAATGTTAGCTGGATTTATGTTATTCATTTTACAATATTCAACACACAAGAATAAATAGCAACATGAAAAGAAACCTCcaatatcataaaattcacTTGCACTTAATTCAATCTTGTTCACACTTTTGAGTTAGTATCATCAATTCCTTAACTACAATTTGATTTCTTGTTTGCCCTCTAGAGTGCTTGCTTGACTCTCTAGCGGGCAGATGAATCTAGTAAGGTGAGTCGTGGCCAGGGCTGTCAGCGTGCATCTCCATCGAGGTATCGTTAGAGCTAGGGGGGTTAAGATCTCTGGTTTGGGTGCTGCTATTATCATTGCCCCGTACAGCGTTGTTGCTTGCATACTGGCTGCCTTGCGACGGGTGGTAATGCTGGAGGCTACGACGAACGGGACTGGAGAGGGCATTAGAGAATACAGTGTTTTTAGGTTGGTCTGAGATGCCGGAACGCAATCCTTGTCCAGCAGCTGAAGGACCAAATACATTTGATGATATTGGGATTCCTGTGTGAGCTGATTGCATTGCAGTTTGAGAAAGTTGCTGAGTGAGGAGTGGTAGCGATGGAGTCTCATCCGTCCCAAAATCGAGTTCGTTCTGCAAATTTTCAAAGTTGCACTAAGATTTTAGAAAGTGGAACATAGAAGAATCCTGCAATGTTGCAGCAATTGAAATATAAGGGCAAAGTAACATACACTATCCATTTTGATAGTTTCCAAATGATAATGAGACATGCAGTTCCACAGAAATAGATTTTGCCACAATTTTATACAGAAATATTGGCGTCAGATTTGAGTATGACGAAAAACATAGTTCAACCAAGGCTCACATACAAATGACAAAACAcgagaaaaataattaggcCCCTATTATCATATCAGCCAACATGCAGATTGTTAGGGGCGCAGGGCGCACCCGGACGATACCGGTAAAAATCAGGGAGTGGGGTGACGGGGTGCAGTAACagttaaaaattttaacaggaaaaaagtaggtgaATGAAGAATTGAATATACTGGTAATTAACCGTTAATTTAATGCAACAAAGAGGCTAATAATGAATCTGACTATGCCTGTACCCAATAAAgattacacaatttattactccctccgtcccatggtCAGTGAGGAATAGGTACTGTTGTTTAGTGACTAACTAAAGAGAGAATAACGCAGAAGGGAGaaaaaattagagagaaagagtagGAAcgatgataaagtaagagagagagagagttttgCCTTTTGCCAATAAAAGAAGTGCATCACGTTAGTTGGGACGGCCCAAAGAGGAATACAACTCACTTACCGTGGGCAGAGAGAGTACTACAGCAGAGACTGCACAATTATAGAGAATCGTTTGAGAATTTATATTTCTctttaccttctcaaaaaggtaaataaacttttttaagTGAAATCCAAGGGAAGAAGATAAATTCAAAAAGGCAAACAAacataactaccatatttaccttttgtGTGGAGAAGAGGTAAAGCtacctcttcaaaattgaagaaggtataataccttctaAAATACCCTTCCCATTATTGAAGAAGGAGTTTTACGAAGAAGAGGTTATGGTAGTTAATTCTCTTTACATCTCTATTTATCTCCTCCCTTGGAGAGGGAGAAGAAGAGGGAGCATtggtaaatatggtagttatttctctttacCACCTGTACTTGTAGTGCCACCAGGAAACTAAGGGATAGGAAAAAGAAGAGGTAGAGAGGAGCGGAATGGAAGCcaaaataaaaggaaacaGAGAGAGAACAATATGATGATCCAAGAAGCGAAAAGTGAATTGAGGTTCAGACAACCATCAAATTGTCTAATGAAACAATAGCCACAAAATGAATACTATCACTTGAGTCACTTCGAAACCAGTTTCCACAAATTGTAGTGTCCTGATATCTACAATGGGAATTTGATGACCTACATAACATTCTAATACAGAATGGTAGGCTTGCCACGTCCTCATCTCGCCATTTCCCCAAAACAAACAACCAATCAAATACCATTTACATGAGTCTATTAtctcaacaatttttttatagctTTCTGTAAACAATCCATCCTAGTGCAGGTTATCAAAAGATACAAAATTTTgctgaaaaatgaatataatattaacTGAAGGCCTTGTAATTAGTTGAAAACTCAGTTAATGTTGTACAAAGATGACTAGTTGCATTATTCATCAGATCATAGCAAATACATTAGACTCAATTTAACAggaaactatatatactaattgACATCCCTGTGGCTTTTGCATACACAATAATACAACTCAAGGAAACAAAGTTAAAATGTGCACAAAACCTGGTTTCAAAACCAGGCGACTTTTAAACGGGCATAGAAATACAACGTACAATCGCAACTTAAATCATAGGAAAAGGAGAGACCTGCACATAGGCGAGTATGTCACCGGGCATCACTCTAATACCATTTTCTTGCTGCCTCAAAAGCCAGCTATAAAGCTTCTCCTACAACCACAAAACAGATTAGGATGGGTTAAAAACAAGGTTAGCCTCTAAATCATCCAAACGCATTATATACTTGGAAAATATATACAcaccacatatatatagagaaaaacGCGACATTTCAAACatcaattcaacaaaataaaataaaatcccaAAAGCATACAATTCAGCTGAAACAATCATCGATTATGCAAAAATTAGCCTAGGAAATTATCAATCATGAAAAGGAGACTCAAGCAAAAAAATTCTCCACTCCTTCAGCTCAATCGCTCGAGACAAACAGCCATAAAATCGAATTAACGATatacaaaatgaaagaaagagCCACCGAAAGGGGGGAAAACAAACCATGGCGTGTCGCTCTCCGGCGTGGAAGGAGAGGCGCTGGTGGTTGACTGCCTGCGAATAGAGCTGCGAGAGGGAATTGGCGGCGCCGCAGAAGGCGGTGTACATGCCACGATCCACCTCGTCCAGCCGCGTCGCGTCGGATTTCCTCTTCTTTGCCATTcgcaaaaggaaaaaagtcaaaaagtgGAAAGTCCGAAATGGAAAATCGAATTTGTTCCTTGTTCGCTTGGATTGTGCGGAAAGGAAACCCTAAGATTTGGTGGACGGTGCGTGGGCAGTGCGTGTTGTGTGTATTTGTTGATTGGGGTAAAATATATAAGCAAAATGGCGTGGTTTTGATTCCAACGAGGAAGGTGGAATGGAGAAGGAAACCGCAGATTTTTATACGCGGGGCTTTCGGTTTCGTGAATTTGCTTTGCCAATTGCCACgttcaatttcttttaaattttatctttacgaataattttattaattcgtcaaataaattgaatcatgaaaaatatgaactgaaataaatgaaaaaaagttagttaaaTGTTAATCTCACTCACTTTACCCCAAATTTAGGGATTCCTTTACTATCTCTTTCATTAATTATGGGTGTGGAATGTTGgagttatattaaattattcagaTTTGCatatccaaataaattaaaagaatagaTCCAATGAGATTCAATAGTAACTCATAGGTTCtcataaataattcatgcaAAGAATTATACCTTAATCATTATTTCTACCGTTCAGAAGTTATCGAATTTCTCTGAAGAATCGATGATCGCTACTATGTCTCTGTGTAAAGTTCTTCGTACTCAACCaaaaatcttctaatctatTTTCTGAATTCACATTATGACGATCAGCAAAGCTTGACAAAATAGCAAAAGGAACAGACTAGAAAGAagaatgacaaaaaaaaactttggACCAAAGAGATtgaaatttcaacaaattcaagAGAGAAGGGGGCGAAATTATGAGGATATATCTCTTCTGTCTCGTGTCTAGTGTCTAGTgtcttttatatatagttattaTGGGCCAAAttagggatctatggaggttggacttggATCAAGTATGTCGGACTTTTAGGCCATCAGCAATGAAGCCGGAAATTCCGCCGCATGTTATTACGACTCCCAAAAGTTTGTGGGCAGTCCGATGGTTTTTTAGTAGTTCTATTGTGAGGGGATTTATACCGTGGAATCGGTCGAAAATtcccatttcaatttttattaattttccatttattatttacactttttttactctataaataccccttCTTCACACCTCACTTCATCACCCCTTCACTCCAATTTCTTCTCATCTAATTATCTTTCATTCacaaaaaatgaatcccgaTTCTCCCCCTACAAATCCCAACAGATCTTCATATGAGAGCCATGTCTCCAGCTACTCAGAATGCCTTCTACACCTTTTGCGGGGGATGGGATG is a window from the Salvia hispanica cultivar TCC Black 2014 chromosome 1, UniMelb_Shisp_WGS_1.0, whole genome shotgun sequence genome containing:
- the LOC125201652 gene encoding uncharacterized protein LOC125201652 — encoded protein: MAKKRKSDATRLDEVDRGMYTAFCGAANSLSQLYSQAVNHQRLSFHAGERHAMEKLYSWLLRQQENGIRVMPGDILAYVQNELDFGTDETPSLPLLTQQLSQTAMQSAHTGIPISSNVFGPSAAGQGLRSGISDQPKNTVFSNALSSPVRRSLQHYHPSQGSQYASNNAVRGNDNSSTQTRDLNPPSSNDTSMEMHADSPGHDSPY